The following are from one region of the Mustela lutreola isolate mMusLut2 chromosome 7, mMusLut2.pri, whole genome shotgun sequence genome:
- the PTGR2 gene encoding prostaglandin reductase 2 isoform X1, which translates to MLQTKTEAGVILYRNLLRPLCIEVMIVQRVVLNSRPGKNGNPVAENFRVEEINLSDSINEGQVQVRTLYLSVDPYMRCRMNEDTGTDYIRPWELSQVVDGGGIGIVEESKHINFTKGDFVTSFYWPWQTRVILDGNSLEKVDPQLVDGHLSYFLGAIGMPGLTSLIGIQEKGHITAGSNQTMVVSGAAGACGSLAGQIGHLMGCSRVVGICGTQEKCLFLTSELGFDAAVNYKKGNVAEQLRELCPAGVDVYFDNVGGDISDTVISQMNRNSHIILCGQISQYNKDVPYPPPLPPAVEAIQKERNITRERFLVLNYKDKFESGILQLSQWFKEGKLKIRETVTNGLENMGAAFQSMMTGGNIGKQIVCISEETSV; encoded by the exons gaaaaaatggtAATCCAGTGGCAGAAAACTTCCgagtagaagaaataaatttatcagATAGTATCAATGAAGGACAAGTACAAGTGAGaactctttatctttctgtgGATCCTTACATG CGTTGTAGAATGAATGAAGACACTGGTACTGATTACATAAGACCTTGGGAGCTGTCTCAAGTCGTTGATGGTGGAGGTATTGGGATTGTCGAAGAAAGCAAACACATTAATTTTACTAAAGGCGATTTTGTGACTTCCTTTTATTGGCCCTGGCAAACCAGGGTTATTCTGGATGGAAATAGCCTAGAAAAG gtGGACCCACAACTTGTGGACGGACACCTTTCATACTTTCTTGGAGCTATAGGTATGCCTGGTTTGACTTCCTTGATTGGGATACAGGAGAAAGGTCACATAACTGCTGGATCTAATCAGACAATGGTTGTTAGTGGAGCTGCTGGTGCTTGTGGATCCTTGGCTGGGCAG ATTGGCCATTTGATGGGCTGTTCCAGAGTGGTGGGAATTTGTGGAACACAGGAGAAGTGCCTCTTTCTGACCTCAGAACTAGGCTTTGATGCTGCAGTTAATTATAAAAAGGGGAATGTCGCAGAACAGCTCCGTGAATTATGCCCAGCTGGAGTGGATGTTTACTTTGACAATGTTGGTGGTGACATCAGTGATACAGTGATAAGTCAG ATGAATCGGAACAGCCATATCATCCTGTGCGGTCAAATTTCTCAGTACAATAAAGATGTGCCTTATCCTCCTCCACTACCCCCTGCCGTAGAAGcaatccaaaaagaaagaaacatcacaAG AGAAAGATTTCTGGTGTTGAACTATAAGGACAAATTTGAGTCTGGCATTCTACAGCTGAGCCAGTGgtttaaagaaggaaaactaaAG ATCAGAGAGACTGTGACAAATGGATTGGAAAACATGGGAG ctgCATTCCAGTCCATGATGACAGGAGGTAACATCGGAAAGCAGATAGTTTGCATTTCAGAGGAAACCTCTGTGTAA
- the PTGR2 gene encoding prostaglandin reductase 2 isoform X2 — translation MIVQRVVLNSRPGKNGNPVAENFRVEEINLSDSINEGQVQVRTLYLSVDPYMRCRMNEDTGTDYIRPWELSQVVDGGGIGIVEESKHINFTKGDFVTSFYWPWQTRVILDGNSLEKVDPQLVDGHLSYFLGAIGMPGLTSLIGIQEKGHITAGSNQTMVVSGAAGACGSLAGQIGHLMGCSRVVGICGTQEKCLFLTSELGFDAAVNYKKGNVAEQLRELCPAGVDVYFDNVGGDISDTVISQMNRNSHIILCGQISQYNKDVPYPPPLPPAVEAIQKERNITRERFLVLNYKDKFESGILQLSQWFKEGKLKIRETVTNGLENMGAAFQSMMTGGNIGKQIVCISEETSV, via the exons gaaaaaatggtAATCCAGTGGCAGAAAACTTCCgagtagaagaaataaatttatcagATAGTATCAATGAAGGACAAGTACAAGTGAGaactctttatctttctgtgGATCCTTACATG CGTTGTAGAATGAATGAAGACACTGGTACTGATTACATAAGACCTTGGGAGCTGTCTCAAGTCGTTGATGGTGGAGGTATTGGGATTGTCGAAGAAAGCAAACACATTAATTTTACTAAAGGCGATTTTGTGACTTCCTTTTATTGGCCCTGGCAAACCAGGGTTATTCTGGATGGAAATAGCCTAGAAAAG gtGGACCCACAACTTGTGGACGGACACCTTTCATACTTTCTTGGAGCTATAGGTATGCCTGGTTTGACTTCCTTGATTGGGATACAGGAGAAAGGTCACATAACTGCTGGATCTAATCAGACAATGGTTGTTAGTGGAGCTGCTGGTGCTTGTGGATCCTTGGCTGGGCAG ATTGGCCATTTGATGGGCTGTTCCAGAGTGGTGGGAATTTGTGGAACACAGGAGAAGTGCCTCTTTCTGACCTCAGAACTAGGCTTTGATGCTGCAGTTAATTATAAAAAGGGGAATGTCGCAGAACAGCTCCGTGAATTATGCCCAGCTGGAGTGGATGTTTACTTTGACAATGTTGGTGGTGACATCAGTGATACAGTGATAAGTCAG ATGAATCGGAACAGCCATATCATCCTGTGCGGTCAAATTTCTCAGTACAATAAAGATGTGCCTTATCCTCCTCCACTACCCCCTGCCGTAGAAGcaatccaaaaagaaagaaacatcacaAG AGAAAGATTTCTGGTGTTGAACTATAAGGACAAATTTGAGTCTGGCATTCTACAGCTGAGCCAGTGgtttaaagaaggaaaactaaAG ATCAGAGAGACTGTGACAAATGGATTGGAAAACATGGGAG ctgCATTCCAGTCCATGATGACAGGAGGTAACATCGGAAAGCAGATAGTTTGCATTTCAGAGGAAACCTCTGTGTAA
- the PTGR2 gene encoding prostaglandin reductase 2 isoform X5, translated as MRCRMNEDTGTDYIRPWELSQVVDGGGIGIVEESKHINFTKGDFVTSFYWPWQTRVILDGNSLEKVDPQLVDGHLSYFLGAIGMPGLTSLIGIQEKGHITAGSNQTMVVSGAAGACGSLAGQIGHLMGCSRVVGICGTQEKCLFLTSELGFDAAVNYKKGNVAEQLRELCPAGVDVYFDNVGGDISDTVISQMNRNSHIILCGQISQYNKDVPYPPPLPPAVEAIQKERNITRERFLVLNYKDKFESGILQLSQWFKEGKLKIRETVTNGLENMGAAFQSMMTGGNIGKQIVCISEETSV; from the exons ATG CGTTGTAGAATGAATGAAGACACTGGTACTGATTACATAAGACCTTGGGAGCTGTCTCAAGTCGTTGATGGTGGAGGTATTGGGATTGTCGAAGAAAGCAAACACATTAATTTTACTAAAGGCGATTTTGTGACTTCCTTTTATTGGCCCTGGCAAACCAGGGTTATTCTGGATGGAAATAGCCTAGAAAAG gtGGACCCACAACTTGTGGACGGACACCTTTCATACTTTCTTGGAGCTATAGGTATGCCTGGTTTGACTTCCTTGATTGGGATACAGGAGAAAGGTCACATAACTGCTGGATCTAATCAGACAATGGTTGTTAGTGGAGCTGCTGGTGCTTGTGGATCCTTGGCTGGGCAG ATTGGCCATTTGATGGGCTGTTCCAGAGTGGTGGGAATTTGTGGAACACAGGAGAAGTGCCTCTTTCTGACCTCAGAACTAGGCTTTGATGCTGCAGTTAATTATAAAAAGGGGAATGTCGCAGAACAGCTCCGTGAATTATGCCCAGCTGGAGTGGATGTTTACTTTGACAATGTTGGTGGTGACATCAGTGATACAGTGATAAGTCAG ATGAATCGGAACAGCCATATCATCCTGTGCGGTCAAATTTCTCAGTACAATAAAGATGTGCCTTATCCTCCTCCACTACCCCCTGCCGTAGAAGcaatccaaaaagaaagaaacatcacaAG AGAAAGATTTCTGGTGTTGAACTATAAGGACAAATTTGAGTCTGGCATTCTACAGCTGAGCCAGTGgtttaaagaaggaaaactaaAG ATCAGAGAGACTGTGACAAATGGATTGGAAAACATGGGAG ctgCATTCCAGTCCATGATGACAGGAGGTAACATCGGAAAGCAGATAGTTTGCATTTCAGAGGAAACCTCTGTGTAA
- the PTGR2 gene encoding prostaglandin reductase 2 isoform X3: protein MLQTKTEAGKNGNPVAENFRVEEINLSDSINEGQVQVRTLYLSVDPYMRCRMNEDTGTDYIRPWELSQVVDGGGIGIVEESKHINFTKGDFVTSFYWPWQTRVILDGNSLEKVDPQLVDGHLSYFLGAIGMPGLTSLIGIQEKGHITAGSNQTMVVSGAAGACGSLAGQIGHLMGCSRVVGICGTQEKCLFLTSELGFDAAVNYKKGNVAEQLRELCPAGVDVYFDNVGGDISDTVISQMNRNSHIILCGQISQYNKDVPYPPPLPPAVEAIQKERNITRERFLVLNYKDKFESGILQLSQWFKEGKLKIRETVTNGLENMGAAFQSMMTGGNIGKQIVCISEETSV, encoded by the exons gaaaaaatggtAATCCAGTGGCAGAAAACTTCCgagtagaagaaataaatttatcagATAGTATCAATGAAGGACAAGTACAAGTGAGaactctttatctttctgtgGATCCTTACATG CGTTGTAGAATGAATGAAGACACTGGTACTGATTACATAAGACCTTGGGAGCTGTCTCAAGTCGTTGATGGTGGAGGTATTGGGATTGTCGAAGAAAGCAAACACATTAATTTTACTAAAGGCGATTTTGTGACTTCCTTTTATTGGCCCTGGCAAACCAGGGTTATTCTGGATGGAAATAGCCTAGAAAAG gtGGACCCACAACTTGTGGACGGACACCTTTCATACTTTCTTGGAGCTATAGGTATGCCTGGTTTGACTTCCTTGATTGGGATACAGGAGAAAGGTCACATAACTGCTGGATCTAATCAGACAATGGTTGTTAGTGGAGCTGCTGGTGCTTGTGGATCCTTGGCTGGGCAG ATTGGCCATTTGATGGGCTGTTCCAGAGTGGTGGGAATTTGTGGAACACAGGAGAAGTGCCTCTTTCTGACCTCAGAACTAGGCTTTGATGCTGCAGTTAATTATAAAAAGGGGAATGTCGCAGAACAGCTCCGTGAATTATGCCCAGCTGGAGTGGATGTTTACTTTGACAATGTTGGTGGTGACATCAGTGATACAGTGATAAGTCAG ATGAATCGGAACAGCCATATCATCCTGTGCGGTCAAATTTCTCAGTACAATAAAGATGTGCCTTATCCTCCTCCACTACCCCCTGCCGTAGAAGcaatccaaaaagaaagaaacatcacaAG AGAAAGATTTCTGGTGTTGAACTATAAGGACAAATTTGAGTCTGGCATTCTACAGCTGAGCCAGTGgtttaaagaaggaaaactaaAG ATCAGAGAGACTGTGACAAATGGATTGGAAAACATGGGAG ctgCATTCCAGTCCATGATGACAGGAGGTAACATCGGAAAGCAGATAGTTTGCATTTCAGAGGAAACCTCTGTGTAA